The Streptomyces sp. NBC_01689 genome includes a window with the following:
- a CDS encoding serine/threonine-protein kinase: MSEEPGTERVIADRYRLLSPLGQGGMGTVWRARDEVLHREVAVKEVRAPAGLMGPEVERMYARLEREAWAAARVPNRNVVTVYDVATQDGRPWIVMELVRGISLSDLLDAEGPLPPQRAAHIGAEVLSALRAAHEAGVLHRDVKPANVLLSNDDRVVLTDFGIATVEGSSALTMTGEVIGSPEFLAPERALGRTPGPESDLWSLGVLLYAAVEGNSPFRYNTPLNTLRAIVDEPLPPPRRAGELAPVIEGLLRKDPAGRTSAAQAESDLRLVAAGGSTSTGSPVTDPWAASSRTTVAAFPQPAQGPPRPGRDTPYPQGPTQGGSAFPPVTDSPASTEPVRNRRAAVAVIAGVAALVLALGGLTYALLNHDGGGDGTTSSSGTGGSTDKAAGGGSSPSESRASGDPASAGTSPATTSPGGGTSTPPAQSVRVTVVGAHTDYSGSCPPPQAEAPVFTATFTVGRVPARVEYRWVTESGQVSDPGWKTLSFSAGDGRTARRSVVVTTYDESGTYRNAIGVEVRDPVHTTSGSVPFSVTCVTETPSDGASASASP; encoded by the coding sequence GTGTCCGAAGAGCCGGGGACCGAACGTGTGATCGCCGACCGCTACCGCCTTCTCTCCCCGCTGGGACAGGGCGGGATGGGAACCGTGTGGCGGGCCCGGGACGAGGTCCTGCACCGCGAGGTCGCGGTCAAGGAGGTCCGCGCGCCCGCGGGGCTCATGGGGCCAGAGGTCGAGCGGATGTACGCGCGCCTGGAGCGCGAGGCCTGGGCCGCGGCCCGGGTGCCCAACCGCAACGTGGTGACGGTGTACGACGTGGCGACGCAGGACGGCCGCCCCTGGATCGTCATGGAGCTCGTCCGCGGGATCTCCCTCTCCGACCTCCTGGACGCCGAGGGGCCGCTCCCGCCGCAGCGCGCCGCGCACATCGGGGCCGAAGTGCTCTCCGCGCTGCGGGCCGCGCACGAGGCGGGGGTCCTGCACCGCGACGTCAAGCCGGCCAACGTCCTGCTGTCGAACGACGACCGGGTGGTGCTCACGGACTTCGGCATCGCGACCGTCGAGGGCAGTTCGGCGCTGACCATGACGGGCGAGGTCATCGGTTCGCCCGAGTTCCTCGCACCGGAGCGGGCGCTGGGCCGCACGCCCGGACCGGAGTCGGACCTGTGGTCGCTCGGCGTGCTGCTGTACGCGGCGGTCGAGGGCAACTCTCCGTTCCGGTACAACACCCCGCTCAACACCCTGCGCGCCATCGTCGACGAGCCGCTGCCGCCGCCCCGGCGGGCGGGAGAGCTGGCTCCCGTGATCGAGGGGCTGCTGAGGAAGGACCCGGCCGGGCGGACGAGCGCCGCGCAGGCGGAGAGCGATCTGCGGCTCGTCGCCGCGGGCGGCTCGACGTCCACCGGCTCCCCGGTCACGGACCCCTGGGCGGCGAGTTCCCGGACGACCGTCGCGGCCTTCCCGCAGCCCGCGCAGGGCCCGCCGCGTCCGGGCCGCGACACGCCCTACCCGCAGGGTCCGACACAGGGCGGTTCGGCGTTCCCGCCCGTCACCGATTCCCCGGCCTCGACGGAGCCCGTCCGCAACCGCCGGGCGGCCGTCGCCGTGATCGCGGGCGTGGCCGCGCTCGTCCTCGCGCTCGGCGGCCTGACGTACGCGTTGCTGAACCACGACGGCGGCGGGGACGGCACGACCAGTTCCAGCGGCACCGGTGGCAGCACCGACAAGGCCGCGGGCGGCGGAAGTTCGCCGTCGGAAAGCCGCGCGAGCGGTGACCCGGCGTCCGCCGGCACCTCCCCCGCCACCACCTCGCCCGGCGGCGGAACGAGTACGCCGCCCGCGCAGTCGGTGCGGGTGACGGTGGTGGGCGCCCACACCGACTACTCCGGGAGCTGTCCGCCGCCGCAGGCCGAAGCGCCCGTCTTCACCGCGACGTTCACGGTGGGCCGGGTGCCGGCACGGGTCGAGTACCGCTGGGTGACGGAGTCCGGACAGGTCTCCGATCCGGGGTGGAAGACCCTGTCCTTCTCGGCGGGTGACGGCAGGACCGCGCGGAGGTCGGTCGTCGTCACGACGTACGACGAGAGCGGTACGTACCGGAACGCGATCGGGGTCGAGGTCCGCGACCCCGTGCACACCACGTCCGGGTCGGTGCCGTTCTCGGTCACGTGCGTGACGGAGACCCCGTCGGACGGGGCCTCCGCTTCCGCCTCGCCGTAG
- a CDS encoding urease accessory protein UreH domain-containing protein, whose protein sequence is MRPRRLFASCAAVFTAACALVLVPGGAASAHPLGNFTVNRYDGLVAARGQVRVDHVEDLAEIPATQARPDIQRLGMADWARRRCASAAHGSRVRVDGRAVPLTVSASRARLRPGQAGLDTLRVECRLTAPLPGTAAVSLTFHSAGTDRGPGWREITARGDRMTLTASDVPTKSVSGELTNYPKALLSSPSDTATASLRIRRGGPALTEEHTTAPGASVLPRGADRWTRALDDLVARHDLTVGFASLALLVSVGLGAMHALAPGHGKTLMAATAAARGGRAGLRDVLPLAASVTVTHTLGVVALGLLVTAGSAAAPSVIAWLGIASGVLVTCAGVTLVRRAWRNRTPGRGLPRDRRQDHPHEHDHSHGHGHDHQHGHGHEHVRGHGHGPGLGHGREHEHGHRPAHDHADHPGHPHEHAERHERPLVLAQAHASAATVPHGAHHPRSAPHDHPHHPGGHDQHEHPHSRAASSPLESRESRESLEHTHGGFTHTHAVAPTLRGTILLGFAGGLVPSPSAVVVLVGAAALGQAWFGLLLVLAYGVGLALTLTAAGFAVVRLGSGVNRALAKRPRWAEGTVAALVRRTAPLGSAFVVLALGAGLVFKGAASALG, encoded by the coding sequence GTGAGGCCGCGCCGGCTGTTCGCCTCCTGCGCGGCCGTGTTCACCGCCGCCTGCGCGCTCGTCCTGGTGCCCGGCGGGGCCGCGAGCGCGCATCCGCTGGGCAACTTCACCGTGAACCGCTACGACGGCCTCGTCGCCGCCCGCGGGCAGGTGCGCGTCGACCACGTCGAGGACCTCGCGGAGATCCCGGCCACCCAGGCCAGGCCCGACATCCAGAGGCTCGGCATGGCGGACTGGGCCCGGCGGCGCTGCGCGTCGGCGGCGCACGGCAGCAGGGTCCGAGTCGACGGGCGGGCGGTCCCGCTCACCGTCTCCGCGAGCCGGGCGAGACTGCGGCCCGGCCAGGCGGGGCTGGACACCCTGCGCGTCGAATGCCGGCTGACGGCGCCGCTCCCCGGGACGGCCGCGGTGTCGCTCACCTTCCACAGCGCGGGCACCGACCGCGGACCCGGCTGGCGCGAGATCACCGCGCGCGGCGACCGGATGACGCTCACCGCGTCGGACGTGCCCACGAAGTCGGTGTCCGGAGAACTGACCAACTACCCAAAGGCCCTGCTCTCCTCCCCCTCCGACACCGCGACCGCCTCCCTGCGGATCCGCCGCGGCGGCCCCGCCCTCACCGAGGAACACACCACCGCGCCCGGCGCCTCCGTGCTCCCGCGCGGTGCCGACCGCTGGACCCGGGCCCTGGACGACCTGGTCGCCCGGCACGACCTCACCGTCGGTTTCGCCTCGCTGGCCCTGCTCGTCTCGGTGGGCCTGGGCGCGATGCACGCCCTCGCGCCGGGCCACGGCAAGACCCTCATGGCCGCGACGGCGGCGGCCCGGGGCGGCCGGGCGGGCCTGCGCGACGTGCTGCCACTGGCCGCGTCGGTCACGGTCACCCACACGCTCGGCGTCGTCGCCCTGGGCCTCCTGGTCACCGCGGGCTCGGCCGCCGCGCCGTCCGTCATCGCCTGGCTGGGCATCGCGAGCGGCGTCCTCGTGACGTGCGCCGGCGTCACCCTCGTACGGCGCGCGTGGCGCAACCGGACACCCGGGCGAGGCCTCCCGCGCGACCGTCGCCAGGACCACCCGCACGAGCACGACCACAGCCATGGTCACGGCCACGACCACCAGCACGGACACGGACACGAGCACGTCCGTGGTCACGGTCACGGCCCGGGCCTCGGGCACGGCCGGGAGCACGAACACGGCCACCGCCCCGCGCACGACCACGCCGATCACCCCGGCCACCCCCACGAGCACGCCGAGCGGCACGAGCGCCCGTTGGTCCTCGCACAGGCCCACGCCTCCGCCGCCACGGTTCCGCACGGCGCGCACCACCCCCGCAGCGCGCCGCACGACCACCCGCACCACCCCGGCGGTCACGACCAGCACGAGCACCCGCACAGCCGTGCCGCGTCCTCCCCTCTCGAATCCCGTGAATCCCGCGAATCCCTCGAACACACCCACGGCGGCTTCACCCACACGCACGCCGTCGCCCCCACGCTCCGCGGCACGATCCTGCTCGGGTTCGCCGGCGGGCTCGTGCCCAGTCCGTCCGCCGTCGTCGTGCTCGTCGGCGCCGCCGCGCTGGGCCAGGCCTGGTTCGGCCTGCTCCTGGTGCTCGCGTACGGCGTCGGGCTGGCCCTGACGCTCACCGCGGCGGGGTTCGCCGTGGTGAGACTCGGCAGCGGCGTGAACCGGGCGCTGGCGAAGCGCCCGCGGTGGGCCGAGGGGACGGTCGCGGCCCTGGTCCGCCGGACGGCACCGCTGGGTTCGGCCTTCGTCGTCCTGGCCCTCGGCGCCGGATTGGTGTTCAAGGGGGCGGCATCCGCACTCGGTTGA
- a CDS encoding tetratricopeptide repeat protein, with the protein MSPRTNESTPEGEPGERSVATTEPDPAPPVRTAQDPPARSAARARAAAADRGKQDADDSGDQGHADGTSDGDAPDTASAGAADAGDAPSAAEAEKAEASREPAATDGGGTGAGCERAEPGHEPAEADRESAEPDPEPAEPGHEPAEPDPEPAEPDREPAEAAIEFAEAGDERVAAVRRVSAAARRRRTVQLVACAASLAVALTAGAVVVGAVRGGSGAAAATAPSAVSPQLLAGGDLDTSITALQAHLRAQPKDFGGWATLGLAYVEQARTKGDPSRYPQAQQALDRSLKLRPGNESALAGRAALAAARHDFTGALRYADTVLDENPYSERALSSRIDALVELGRYAEASKAADLADSRRPGVPVFTRYAYVHELRGDVRTARRVLEQALATATSRGDISYVAGALGQLAWNQGQYKDALTFYARALAADDTYLPALEGRARTQAALGDQAAAIKGMEQVVARYPLPQPLVELGELYEARGEPGDARKAHAQYALVDAWIALAHSYGVDADLDTALAAADHGDRGAALKAARDEWARRHTVHTADALAWALHVNGRDTEALPYARRATATGYRNASFLYHRGVIERATGHGKEARASLRAALDLNAGFSPLGARAARKALEEDK; encoded by the coding sequence ATGTCCCCGCGTACGAACGAGAGCACGCCGGAGGGCGAACCCGGCGAGCGGTCGGTCGCCACGACGGAGCCCGACCCGGCCCCGCCGGTCCGCACCGCACAGGACCCGCCCGCCCGGTCCGCGGCGCGGGCACGGGCCGCGGCCGCCGACCGGGGGAAGCAGGACGCGGACGACTCGGGCGACCAGGGGCACGCGGACGGCACATCGGACGGCGACGCCCCGGACACGGCGAGCGCCGGGGCCGCCGACGCCGGCGACGCACCCTCCGCGGCGGAGGCCGAGAAGGCGGAGGCGAGCCGGGAACCGGCCGCGACGGACGGCGGAGGGACCGGAGCCGGCTGCGAACGGGCCGAGCCGGGCCACGAACCGGCCGAAGCGGACCGTGAATCGGCCGAGCCGGACCCTGAACCGGCCGAACCGGGCCACGAACCGGCCGAGCCGGATCCTGAACCGGCCGAACCGGACCGCGAACCGGCCGAAGCAGCAATCGAATTCGCCGAGGCCGGCGACGAGCGGGTCGCGGCCGTGCGGCGGGTGTCCGCCGCGGCCCGCCGCCGGCGGACCGTGCAGCTCGTCGCCTGCGCCGCGTCCCTGGCCGTCGCGCTCACCGCCGGGGCCGTGGTCGTCGGCGCCGTGAGGGGCGGCTCGGGCGCCGCCGCCGCGACCGCGCCGAGCGCCGTCTCCCCGCAACTCCTCGCCGGCGGCGACCTGGACACGAGCATCACCGCGCTGCAGGCCCATCTCCGGGCCCAGCCCAAGGACTTCGGCGGCTGGGCGACGCTCGGACTGGCGTACGTGGAGCAGGCCCGCACCAAGGGCGACCCCTCCCGCTACCCCCAGGCGCAGCAGGCTCTGGACCGTTCCCTGAAGCTGCGTCCGGGTAACGAGTCGGCGCTCGCCGGACGGGCCGCCCTCGCGGCGGCACGGCACGACTTCACCGGCGCCCTGAGGTACGCGGACACGGTGCTCGACGAGAACCCGTACAGCGAGCGCGCGCTCTCCTCCCGTATCGACGCGCTCGTCGAACTCGGCCGCTACGCCGAGGCGTCCAAGGCCGCCGACCTGGCCGACTCGCGCCGCCCGGGGGTCCCCGTCTTCACCCGGTACGCCTATGTGCACGAACTGCGCGGCGACGTCAGGACGGCCCGCCGGGTCCTCGAACAGGCACTGGCCACCGCCACCAGCCGGGGCGACATCTCGTACGTCGCCGGCGCGCTCGGACAACTCGCGTGGAACCAGGGCCAGTACAAGGACGCCCTCACGTTCTACGCGCGGGCGCTGGCCGCCGACGACACCTATCTCCCGGCGCTGGAGGGCCGAGCCCGCACCCAGGCCGCCCTCGGAGACCAGGCGGCGGCGATCAAGGGCATGGAGCAGGTGGTGGCGCGCTATCCCCTGCCCCAGCCCCTGGTGGAACTGGGCGAGTTGTACGAGGCGCGGGGCGAGCCGGGCGACGCACGGAAGGCCCACGCTCAGTACGCGCTGGTGGACGCGTGGATCGCGCTCGCCCACTCCTACGGCGTCGACGCAGACCTCGACACCGCCCTCGCCGCCGCCGACCACGGTGACCGGGGGGCCGCGCTCAAGGCGGCCCGGGACGAGTGGGCCCGCCGCCACACCGTGCACACGGCGGACGCGCTCGCGTGGGCGCTGCACGTCAACGGCCGTGACACGGAGGCCCTTCCGTACGCCCGCAGGGCCACGGCCACCGGCTACCGCAACGCGTCCTTCCTCTACCACCGCGGCGTGATCGAGCGCGCCACCGGTCACGGGAAGGAGGCCCGCGCCTCGCTGCGGGCAGCCCTCGACCTGAACGCGGGCTTCTCCCCGCTCGGCGCCCGTGCGGCCCGGAAGGCTCTGGAGGAGGACAAGTGA
- a CDS encoding DUF4331 domain-containing protein, with protein MTPISRSGVGRRSLVTLICGALAAGGLAAAGVTVLEPGAASASSHREAPLISGTPQYDNTDVYAFVSPDKPDTTTLIANFIPFEEPAGGPNFYTFADDAQYDIHIDNNGDAQGELIYRYTFKTHRKNGDTFLYNTGPVTSLDDPDLNITQTYDIDLLRLHNQKLVSRTKVADDIPVAPSNVGKASMPDYTKLRNQAVYKLAGDSTTFAGQADDPFFLDLRVFDLLYGGNLSEVGRDTLKGYNVNSIALQVPNDMIRESAGQPIVGIWSTVQRADARGDWTQVSRLGSPLVNEVVNPQKDKDKFNASAPWNDAQFLKNVTNPELPKLIEGIYKIKAPAEPRNDLVDVFLKGVKGLNQPPHVRPSEELRLNTSIKPSMHPKRLGVLDGDNAGFPNGRRLSDDVIDASLRVVEGELLGQKTGLTDSVDKNDKKFEKSFPYLAEPTSGSRGALAKGTGNNVRNQLGDALPAGSGGTDTMLIAGSAAAGVAGVLLIGAGVMWWRRRMYRAY; from the coding sequence ATGACACCTATCTCCAGGAGTGGCGTGGGACGCAGGAGTCTCGTGACCCTCATCTGTGGTGCGCTGGCCGCCGGTGGGCTCGCGGCCGCCGGCGTGACCGTGCTGGAACCGGGGGCGGCCTCCGCCTCCAGCCACCGGGAGGCCCCGCTGATCTCGGGGACCCCCCAGTACGACAACACCGACGTGTACGCCTTCGTGAGTCCGGACAAGCCGGACACGACGACGCTCATCGCGAACTTCATCCCCTTCGAGGAACCGGCCGGCGGACCGAACTTCTACACGTTCGCCGACGACGCCCAGTACGACATCCACATCGACAACAACGGTGACGCACAAGGTGAGTTGATCTACCGCTACACCTTCAAGACGCACCGGAAGAACGGCGACACCTTCCTCTACAACACGGGACCGGTCACCAGCCTGGACGACCCCGACCTGAACATCACGCAGACGTACGACATCGATCTGCTGCGGCTGCACAACCAGAAGCTCGTCTCCAGGACCAAGGTCGCGGACGACATCCCGGTCGCGCCGTCGAACGTCGGCAAGGCGTCGATGCCCGACTACACCAAACTGCGCAACCAGGCGGTGTACAAGCTCGCCGGCGACTCGACCACGTTCGCGGGCCAGGCGGACGACCCGTTCTTCCTCGATCTGCGGGTGTTCGACCTGCTGTACGGCGGCAACCTGTCCGAGGTCGGGCGCGACACCCTCAAGGGCTACAACGTCAACTCGATAGCCCTGCAGGTGCCCAACGACATGATCCGGGAGTCCGCCGGGCAGCCGATCGTCGGCATCTGGTCCACGGTCCAGCGCGCGGACGCCCGCGGTGACTGGACCCAGGTCTCGCGGCTGGGCAGTCCGCTGGTCAACGAGGTCGTCAACCCGCAGAAGGACAAGGACAAGTTCAACGCGTCCGCGCCCTGGAACGACGCCCAGTTCCTGAAGAACGTGACCAACCCCGAGCTGCCGAAGCTCATCGAGGGCATCTACAAGATCAAGGCGCCGGCCGAGCCCCGCAACGACCTGGTCGACGTGTTCCTGAAGGGCGTGAAGGGTCTCAACCAGCCGCCCCACGTGCGTCCTTCGGAGGAGCTTCGCCTCAACACCTCCATCAAGCCGAGCATGCACCCCAAGCGGCTCGGTGTGCTCGACGGCGACAACGCGGGCTTCCCGAACGGGCGCCGGCTCTCCGACGACGTGATCGACGCGTCGCTGCGGGTCGTCGAGGGCGAGCTCCTCGGCCAGAAGACCGGCCTGACCGACTCGGTCGACAAGAACGACAAGAAGTTCGAGAAGTCCTTCCCCTACCTGGCCGAGCCGACCTCGGGCTCACGCGGTGCGCTGGCGAAGGGCACCGGCAACAACGTCCGCAACCAGCTGGGTGACGCGCTCCCGGCCGGTTCGGGCGGCACGGACACCATGCTGATCGCGGGCTCCGCCGCGGCGGGCGTGGCCGGGGTCCTGCTGATCGGCGCCGGCGTGATGTGGTGGCGCCGCCGCATGTACCGGGCCTACTGA
- a CDS encoding sigma-70 family RNA polymerase sigma factor: MEADELLLLVAGGDQKAFEELYGIVSGPVFGLVRRVVRDAAQSEEVSQEVLLELWRSAARFDPRRGSALSWILTLAHRRAVDRVRSARAATEREQREGRRAHHPAFDQVAEEVEAGLEREWVRRCLDRLTTLQRQSVTLAYYDGYTYREVAERLSLPLGTVKTRMRDGLTRLRNCLGGAA, from the coding sequence GTGGAGGCGGACGAACTCCTGTTGCTCGTGGCCGGAGGCGACCAGAAGGCGTTCGAGGAGCTGTACGGGATCGTGTCCGGACCTGTGTTCGGACTGGTGCGCAGGGTGGTGCGGGACGCCGCCCAGTCGGAGGAGGTGTCCCAGGAGGTGCTGCTCGAACTCTGGCGCTCCGCCGCCCGGTTCGACCCCCGTCGGGGCAGCGCGCTGTCCTGGATCCTCACCCTCGCGCACCGGCGGGCCGTCGACCGGGTCCGCAGTGCCCGCGCGGCCACCGAGCGCGAGCAGCGCGAGGGCCGGCGGGCCCACCATCCCGCCTTCGACCAGGTCGCCGAGGAGGTGGAGGCCGGGCTCGAACGCGAATGGGTACGGCGCTGTCTGGACCGGCTCACCACCCTCCAGCGGCAGTCCGTCACCCTCGCCTACTACGACGGCTACACCTACCGGGAGGTGGCCGAACGGCTCTCCCTCCCGCTCGGGACGGTCAAGACCCGCATGCGCGACGGACTGACCCGGCTGCGCAACTGCCTCGGGGGTGCCGCATGA
- a CDS encoding anti-sigma factor, whose product MSVLDRLLRRDLHSLAAPYALDALEPDERRRFERHLRGCARCEAEVRALGEDAVRLAWSTAAPAPAALRERVLTAVRTTPQEAPPGGAPRPRAAHGPARAPGPRFRPLLAPFATVTAAAALVVASLFAVQATQTQDKLDRERAQAREIAHVLAAPDARVSAQRDARGRGIGVVASASERRAVVTLSGLDAPSGGRVHQLWLMRPQARPRSLGLFDGDTPLAATGLDIRATSLAVTVEPHGGSPQPTTAPVVQLTLKSVGFGE is encoded by the coding sequence ATGAGCGTCCTCGACCGTCTGCTGCGCCGCGATCTGCACTCGCTCGCGGCGCCCTACGCCCTCGACGCGCTCGAGCCGGACGAACGCCGGCGCTTCGAGCGGCATCTGCGCGGCTGTGCCCGCTGCGAGGCCGAGGTGCGGGCGCTGGGCGAGGACGCCGTGCGGCTCGCCTGGTCCACGGCGGCCCCGGCCCCGGCCGCGCTGCGGGAAAGGGTCCTGACCGCCGTCCGCACGACCCCGCAGGAAGCGCCGCCGGGCGGCGCACCGCGCCCGCGGGCAGCGCACGGGCCCGCACGTGCGCCGGGCCCGCGCTTCCGTCCCCTGCTCGCGCCCTTCGCCACCGTGACCGCCGCCGCGGCCCTCGTCGTCGCTTCCCTGTTCGCCGTACAGGCGACGCAGACCCAGGACAAGCTGGACCGGGAGCGGGCCCAGGCGCGTGAGATCGCCCACGTTCTGGCCGCGCCCGACGCCCGGGTGTCCGCTCAACGGGACGCGCGGGGCAGGGGAATCGGAGTCGTCGCCTCCGCGTCGGAGCGGCGGGCTGTCGTGACGCTGAGCGGACTCGACGCCCCGTCAGGGGGGCGCGTACACCAACTGTGGCTCATGCGCCCCCAGGCGCGGCCGCGCTCCCTCGGGCTCTTCGACGGCGACACGCCCTTGGCGGCCACCGGACTCGACATCCGCGCCACGTCACTCGCTGTGACCGTCGAGCCGCACGGCGGCTCGCCACAGCCCACTACCGCGCCGGTTGTCCAACTCACCCTGAAATCGGTTGGATTCGGAGAGTAA
- a CDS encoding type ISP restriction/modification enzyme: MPSVTHDDAPLLADLMPWSVAPPRTGRGWPTAPDAASLGARWDALLGAEGPDREALFGSTRSRTPRSAVPQLPGQSTGTGRLSRESGPCPEPVRVLHGPFDEQWLIPDHRLIDAARPELWRVADGRQVFVVEQTVVPGAPGPVLLATSLLPFGAGRGGRIRPLYRRPGGLEPNLAPGLTDHLGARLGRLPDALDVLAWTVAVARPGPHGRAVPLTADPEVWERGVELGHGMLRLARRDGERPKLPGGRRPYVRAPLPASPLELRYDPDEETLFLGEGRISPVPPHVWDFEVGGVRVLEQWFTERTGAGEPGTLEAIGPASWPQSRTSELLELLTVLALLGELRRRQAELTVREAPIGADELRAAGVLPVPEAMRRPASVLDHHEEGPEGQFALL, translated from the coding sequence ATGCCCAGCGTGACGCACGACGACGCTCCGCTGCTCGCGGACCTCATGCCGTGGTCGGTCGCACCGCCGAGGACGGGGCGGGGGTGGCCGACCGCTCCCGACGCCGCGTCCCTCGGGGCACGGTGGGACGCCCTGCTCGGGGCCGAGGGACCGGACCGCGAGGCACTGTTCGGCTCCACCCGCTCGCGCACCCCGCGGTCGGCGGTCCCGCAGCTGCCGGGACAGAGCACCGGCACGGGAAGGCTCTCGCGCGAGTCGGGCCCCTGCCCGGAGCCGGTGCGTGTCCTGCACGGGCCCTTCGACGAACAGTGGCTGATCCCGGACCACCGGCTGATCGACGCGGCACGCCCCGAACTGTGGCGGGTGGCCGACGGCCGGCAGGTGTTCGTGGTCGAGCAGACGGTGGTGCCCGGCGCACCCGGGCCGGTCCTGCTCGCCACCTCCCTCCTTCCGTTCGGCGCCGGACGCGGGGGACGGATCCGTCCCCTGTACCGGCGGCCGGGCGGGCTCGAACCGAATCTGGCGCCCGGCCTGACCGACCACCTGGGCGCCCGTCTTGGCCGGCTGCCCGACGCTCTCGACGTGCTGGCGTGGACGGTGGCCGTCGCGCGACCGGGCCCGCACGGCCGCGCCGTCCCGCTCACCGCCGACCCGGAGGTCTGGGAGCGGGGGGTCGAACTCGGCCACGGGATGCTGCGGCTGGCCCGTCGCGACGGCGAGCGCCCCAAGCTGCCGGGCGGCCGCCGCCCGTACGTGCGCGCGCCGCTCCCGGCCTCCCCCCTCGAACTGCGCTACGACCCCGACGAGGAGACCCTGTTTCTCGGAGAGGGCCGCATCTCCCCCGTACCGCCCCATGTCTGGGACTTCGAGGTGGGCGGGGTCCGCGTCCTGGAGCAGTGGTTCACGGAGCGCACCGGTGCGGGTGAACCGGGCACCCTGGAGGCGATCGGGCCGGCGAGCTGGCCGCAGAGCCGGACCTCCGAACTGCTCGAACTCCTCACCGTGCTGGCGCTGCTCGGTGAACTGCGGCGGCGGCAGGCGGAGCTGACGGTACGGGAGGCACCGATCGGCGCGGACGAGCTGCGCGCGGCGGGGGTGCTGCCGGTACCGGAGGCGATGCGACGGCCCGCGTCCGTCCTCGATCACCACGAGGAGGGCCCGGAGGGGCAGTTTGCGCTGCTCTAG
- a CDS encoding GntR family transcriptional regulator — MTSFAPDSIVLNRKLPLWYQVSQSLRASILGRSPQDPLRLPTEEQLAGHYGVSVLTMRQALKELEDEGLITRHRRRGTFIEPSARRGAPVRLLGSVDTIVAQQSGMTTELLGHGPVPPPAELAEYFPDLAEVGAYHRLRSDEKTGEPTNHAHNYVRPELAALIDPQDLVRWPMTKVLRDVVGLRISRITDTVEARLADPETARLLQVPLLSPILHYTGIVYDEDGVALDVARIHYRGDRFSFTVTLDAH, encoded by the coding sequence GTGACCTCCTTCGCTCCGGATTCGATCGTCCTGAACCGCAAGTTGCCGCTCTGGTATCAGGTGTCGCAGTCGCTGCGCGCCTCGATACTCGGGCGGTCGCCGCAGGACCCGCTACGGCTGCCCACCGAGGAGCAGTTGGCCGGGCACTACGGGGTGAGCGTGCTCACCATGCGGCAGGCGCTCAAGGAGCTGGAGGACGAGGGGCTGATCACCCGCCACCGGCGGCGCGGCACGTTCATCGAGCCGAGCGCGCGGCGGGGCGCTCCGGTACGGCTGCTCGGCTCGGTGGACACGATCGTGGCCCAGCAGTCCGGGATGACGACCGAACTGCTCGGCCACGGACCGGTCCCGCCGCCCGCCGAACTCGCCGAGTACTTCCCGGACCTGGCCGAGGTGGGCGCGTACCACCGGCTGCGCAGCGACGAGAAGACCGGCGAGCCGACGAACCACGCGCACAACTACGTACGCCCCGAACTCGCCGCGCTGATCGATCCGCAGGACCTGGTGCGCTGGCCCATGACCAAGGTCCTCCGGGACGTGGTCGGACTGCGCATCAGCCGGATCACGGACACCGTGGAGGCCCGGCTGGCCGACCCGGAGACGGCCCGGCTGCTCCAGGTCCCGCTGCTGAGCCCGATCCTGCACTACACCGGCATCGTGTACGACGAGGACGGCGTCGCCCTGGACGTGGCCCGTATCCACTACCGCGGGGACCGCTTCTCGTTCACGGTCACCCTCGACGCCCACTGA